The Nicotiana tomentosiformis chromosome 9, ASM39032v3, whole genome shotgun sequence genome contains the following window.
acatgatttatctttggatttgaacatggaaattagtagaaattttggactttggtagaaaacctagaaattggtatttttggatatttaccacgaaattggtcatcgaattggaaataaatcatatatttgggttcgtaatgttatgggtaaagtttgtctttgagaaattttggaaaccgggcatgtgggcccgagggtcgactttattgacttttcaagcggagttggaaattgttacaaattgattaattatgggtaatagagtatatataaggacttgcacatttgtttgactagttttggagagacgagtatcggtttgaggtgttagagtggcgttggagccggctaCGGAACttaggagcgaggtaagtctcctgtctaactctgtgaggggggaaACAActcctaggtgatgtatttgatatgtgctacttattgtgggggctacgtacgcacaaggtgaaaagagtccgtacgtagctagattcatgttatgtccgggtagacttaggttccctctatgctataactgtactatttgagttgtctcttgcctattaaattcctttatttcacgttacgatttgagactagacttgtgtagagggatagacttgctattgtagtgattcgacgggcttcatgatcagacgcggaataattgtactcctcctacgaatttctcccgcgttatgcgttttcatcgaaaggtttcccttaaaatttataacttacatgtctattcatgagtggggtcaaggaccatttaaagcttcttattctaataggatctgGCCGTTCAccttggcagtataatagatacatctatggttcgtgtcgttcgaccctcggcaatgcgcatattatgatgggatcgaaccattcgcctcggtaggattatgtatcacacttttatgggagcgggccgtttacctcggcaataaaatagatgtatctatgggatcaggccgtacgcctaggcatttctataaaatacttttATGAAATCATGCGTAATAATTGACAAGAAGCTAGTATAtttgtgagttttcctgatttgaactatgacgacctatctggtgaggtctattatatatatacttcgattgaggaggtaactactagctgagagcttgagttattgctgagaggagaattTTACTACGTATTTATACTACTTGTTTCGTTTATTTACTTTGACTCACATTTGTTTCCTTCTACTGTACCTGtcttattggactactagtaagtgtcgatgtcgacccctcgtcactacttctctggggttaggctagatacttactggatatgcgttgatttacgtgctCATGCTATatttgctgcacttattgtgcatgtacatatatgtctgatggtcttttgggcgcaacgacgcgactattgcggggactttaccgtgagctacattccatgttatgatccgcaacctgcagagtctccatcagagtcattatttatattctcctatctaatttttattctagacagatgttgtattttattatattttctagatgatgctcatgcacttgtgacaccaggttttgggggttcctacaagttgttctttattgtagctcgtgtaaatattatcatttaccctgtaacttctatttcatactatttaattaatggaaatttttatttcaaaatactaaaatgagtaattaagttgatcaatcaccgttggcttgtctgatggcggtgttaggcgccatcatgacctttagtgaattttgggtcgtgacaactttgtatcagagcattaggttcacttaggtctcacgagtcatgataaagtctagtagagtcttgctgatcggtacagagacgtctgtacttatcttcgagaggctacagggctgttaggagcacttccctttttgatttgCTCATCGTActgtttgattccattgaggcttatgcctttatttccttcctaatTAATCTTACGCGACGTGGGGCACTTGTTGTCAATCGGGCATCGAGGAGTTATattggtactgcagacgtggtgcaggatgtttttctATGCGTGTTCAGGCTGGCTATTATCGttgccttgtggaaggatgttcttttgttccagctcagtatctgtattcCCTATGGTTTTGAGACTGTGCATGGATGGCTATGATATcaatgcgttgttatcgcacaatgttggtgtgATGGCATGGAACTTgtttatgtgttgaggcagtaaatgacttgaaaggaggatttctcagtgcatgatttaggggCTCAACATtcaattccagcaaaggaaaggcaatcagactatggatgcTCAGGCGTTGGTTGATGAAGTGATGAGACTTGGTCTTTTTgagtgtggtggaattctcatttgtgatgtggtgtcgtcgtccttgtttgaacgcattaaggttcgacgatattatggttttcttcaatttgccttcggggcagggtgttgtgaaatggtgcctaagaagaggttgtcagagatagcagaGTGTAGCAGTTTTGGAAtcaaattggtatttctaatgttgatggctcgagaaagatgatcttctaggaggtttagagttggtagcaattcattagtttATGTGGCAcaagtatggatttgatttgaggcaatatttgggcagggaagtatgaggaaggacatggtgggagatGTCTCGCGGTGGTTGGATTACTAGCAGGCCAAGTATGAAAAgcggaggtcgagaagttgcttaaaggagatggtttgaccgaagtgggagtggcagagtaacaaatggattctgtggtaggatagccacataccttgaggaagattagagcgatttgggaggcatggtggaaagtgactaggtccacggattataattggaatggtggttactgtacggagaaagatggaatatggcagaaaggagttttcttgaaatgaagaggggtgtgaagatttgattattgtttcggatgcaacatgactttgagtttggaaggtattgttaaactttcagttgatgtcaatgggggaaggaacagacttgtacagttggtggacgagcatgggctcaggagggtttactgatttcgtggtagttgcaCCCAGTGCAACGTCGTTTGGAGATGTCGGTATGGAAATCCACAGGTGGGCTATTTCCTATGGATAGGTCGGCAGttgtgtgattttgatgaagtttctatgaagagttctacttactacgaaGCGAAAGGTCGAGTATACGATTATGGTTGATAAtttggaatgttcatgaaaagtttaaaaaGAGGCTACAAGAAATTTGGCAGGTTAAAAGTgagagatcatggtaattgagaaggaggaatcattgtgggctctacattatctGATGATATCTTAAagttaagtgggggagcccaccgcgTACGATTGGATCgcatggttgtctgcttgtgcggtttctggttgtCGATacgttggtggattatttatgactatgaaaagaaaacatcaggggtaattgaAGAAAGGAACTTAATGAATGTGTGTTatacttcgccttatcgattcGGGTGCaatttttgggaagactcagagtttacgCTTTTTGTGGGTGTAATGTACGAGCAAAAGAATTCAGCAGGTTGCTTCTTTGAGACGGTGTTCATATGCTAGCAGAgcattggagtttggttatatttgggaccaggtaagagtgggtgactctcaacaacggtcctagtgggttcaagaatctaagtgcagtgcctaaggatttcgggtccgttgtgtgattaaggatcgagttttcgtAGTGGATTACGAACGGGACTTGggatgttctatgttatcatctgGTATgtggtgcagtattggaggaaaggaagaaatagcttcgaattcgcggaaggtcttacagaatgggtgtaccagtcggagatgctattgtgcgcataaggagagtatgagatggttcaaGAGTATTAAGACAATATAGTCTCGTGATGCGGATCACTCGAGCtgagtgcggatttggttcgttacgtttgtgaatggagctactattatttctaaggcaagtcgagagtaaattggaagaagttaggTCAGTTAGTAATgattgaatcagcatgattgtgacAATGAGCAGTTTCTTcggcgtgtgaagttatacatgtggtttgtgatTGTACgcgcgggcttgacaaccaccacaacttgattgatttgggaggtatttgattcaaatggccttgcggtgtaaatggattccggaggAGTCATGGCGATTTAGATCGCGACTTGAGGTTTTTATTTTTCTatggtttgggaattcagttgcgtattgcattggctcttctgaaatgagctgagtgaaaggtttctagataatgaagtgtttattctactggtaattcaggggttatgatgaattcttgtattctcgcgtagcgacatgataggtgcagtgagtggcatgggaatttgaaagttgaggatcaaggttgcggtttggtgttgacaagaatgtcacgagctcagatgagcaggggagaatttagatgttcagagtaagctggcattttctttagtgtcacttgAGAatagtgtcctgtgtaagaggctttgtgtattgatttgcggattcttaatttgctttacagaattagaatAGTTGGTGGTATGGAGGAGCAGACTTcgctacctggtgcgaaaggtcgtgggagcgtacctcacggggagatttgtataagtgtgacatattagTCACTCGATTGTTAAAGATTAAAACCAAGTACGGGGATTTTTGGTAATATCGTTAATGTGAGattttatgcctggagggcgctccattcctttggttgtgaactgtgggagttgtTCCGGattgagatggcttgattatttgcacatgtgttgtggtcccgtgtagcttgtggtattaaatgagcaggatggctcttgagatgcatGTAATTTATTTCCCCTTAGCCgtgcttgggtttcgtagcgtatggcgctatccgtctccccaaggTGGTATTTTCGCACTTGGCgtacttgtggtcgatattcgttatttcataggtataagcattatggcttgatgggcatttccttatttattgttatgtgtggtcgggtggcacgctgccatgggtacgttgtttggatcaggttgcacgccgtaacggtatcatgtgtggatcgggttgcgcgccgcaacaatgagatgttgagtacggttccctatatctattcttgtgtattttgtttctcattctctaagaagggttcatagcatctgttcgaCCGTCTTATTTGTTACGCATGCTGAATAgttcctttccagagttcatttttccttatgtatcgtattcgagtttgtagctttcTGGCGCATtgttggcatcatatgagatttttggcagtgttaGAGATGGATTATTGCTTGagcaacttatactgggtgagacgaggttattggacctgagatcagtgcgatgggagttatgtagggtatattaaagagcaaatattgttattcagttccgaatgaggtaatggtccttgttaggaggggagactccatgatttattaaTTTGGTAGGTGGTTATTAGTTTCAACACATATCTGCCGTCATGGCAGTattttgagagttggaacaggacttatatgcgtCATGAGGTGTATTACCGGCATCAGATTAGTGAAATTTTAgatattgtggtcggaggatatTGTTATGGTCAAgcaacttatgtggtgcatggcgTGATTTCAGGGGAGGAGCATGGTCATGTTGGGTGCAGTGTGTGAGGTTTTATACGGTGTTCGTATGCTAGAATTAGGTCTTGTAGAGGAATTTAGAGGTTGAATTGtttttctaaggcttattgactaaataaagagggagaatcttcagtctggctcgagctaatatgctcacaTGGGTTGTAGTGGTACGGGTAGGTTCACGAGGTGTTGAACAATGATTTTGGATGGCTCCgcagcagttcttagcacgttcgagaacagacgtatgtttaagtgggggagaatgtaacgacccgaccggtcattttgagctctagcgcgtcgctCGGCGGTTCGGAGTCCCCCCctatctttattatattgtttccttatcctcattagactctgatgtatagagatatttagtatttctctttagagcttatgacttatatctaccgggttttgggagttgtttaTACTCAGAGTTgcagattttatttattatagttgttgatgttttgagttttagcttaatatttcagttattccgcatatttgttaggattacctagtcttagagactaggtgccatcacgacatcctacggagggaaattggggtcgtgacaagttggtattagagctctaggttcataagtgttatgagtcacaagcaggtttagtagagtctcgcggatcggtacagagacgtctgcacttatctttgggaggctatggaactgttaggaaaagcatCACATCTTTGATCCCTTATCGTGCAAAATctttgacttcggattctaaattttctgtctttctattctctcacagatggtgaggacacgtacaaatGGATCGGATGACCAGACACCCACGCCCACTGCTAAAGCCGTGAGAGGAcagggctggggtagaggccgaggatgttcacgtggtgcagccagaggaCCCGCATGAGCTACTATAGagaagccaccagtagctctagttggagtgCAGGCatctgagacgcctgttactgcactagccctccaggagactctcgcccagttacTGAGCTTGTTCAACACtttggctcaggcagggttgataccacttgctcctgccacatctcaggccagaggaggagcatagactcccactACCCCtaccctagagcagcgggtccaggtcgaccaggttctagaGGTCATACAAATGCAACCGGTAGCCCTagttcggcccgaggttagggcagcagtttctgaggaggAGCAACTTAGGCTCGAGttgtacaagaagtaccaccctcctacttttagtggcttggcgtcagaggatgcccagggttttcttgaggagggCCATTGTATCCTTTGTACTATGGGTGTTACGGagtccagtggggtttctttcactacgttacAACTTAAAGGAGCAGCCTATCCGTGGTGGCGAGCATATAAGTTGGATAGTctggccgaggcagcttcactcacttggactcagttctcagatatgttcttgatggattatgttccccagagtcttagagatgcatggcgtgcagagtttgagcagttgtgccaagGTTCTATGTtcgtgtcagaatatgcggtccggttcagtgatttggctaagcatgcaccaaccttggttgctactgtctgagagagggttcgtcgatttatcaaggggctcaaccccaatatcagatttagcatggcccgagagttggagatggatatcgtATACCAccaggtagtggggattgctaggatattggagggTATACTGACTCGAGAGAGGttggagagagaggccaagaggtctcgagggtCTGGCatatatagtggtactcgtgccccaactgcaactcgtcagggtaggggctatgtgagtcgccctgttcattcaacaCTTCTAGCCGCCAGCGGTACTCGGTCCACTCTTAGGCCTCATgctccctattatgcactgccattgtctagtgcacctcctgcacggggtgctttcagtcgttagtccagccgatcaggcccaAACCAGCCACAAAAGCCACGTTCtacgagagcttattttgagtgtagtgacactcgtcatatggtgagggattgccccagacacaggaggggtgcacctctaacGACCAgtcaggcaccgcgtgctccaccgggtcctcaggctatggttacagcactagctaccactccacctgcacaaccagctcggggtggaggtcgggcaggtagaggtcgctttagagggggaggccaggccagatattatgcctttTCTGCTAGGAAGGAGGCAGTTACATCCGACTCTGTccttacaggtattgttccggtatatcatagagatgcattagtcttatttgatctaggctccacttattcctatgtgtcatcttatttttctccctatttgggtatatcccgtgattctttgatttCTCATGtatatgtgtctacacccgtgggagattttattgttgttgaccgtgtgtatcggtcgcgtttggttgttcttagtggttttgagaccagagccgatttattgttattcagtatggtagattttgatgttattttaggcatggactggttttctccctatcatgctattgttgattatcacgccaagacggtgatatTGGCTATGTCAGGTCtatcgcgattagagtggagatgtactttagattatgttcctagcagggttgtctcatttctaaaggcttagGGGAttgttgagaagggatgtgatgcatatctggaatatgcgagggatgttagtgttgatactcctatcgtcgactcagttccggtagtgagggattttccagataTATTTCtggcagatcttccgggtatgccgcccggcagagatatcgactttggtgTTGATTTGTTAttgggcactcatcccatttctaatctaccctatcgtatggccccaacagagttgaaagagttaaaggaacatttgcaagagttgcttgataagggattcattcggcccagtgtgtcgccttggggtgctcctgtcttgtttgtaaagaagaaggatggttctatgtgaatgtgtgttgattatctccagttgaacaaggttacagtgaagaacaagtatccattgccacatattaattacctatttgatcagcttcagggtgctagagtgttctctaagatcgacttgcgttcatgctaccatcagttgaagatttgggagtcaaatatcctgaagactgttttcaggactcagtatggtcattacgaattccttgtgatgtcttttgggatgaccaccaccccagcagccttcatgcacttgatgaatagtgtatttcagaattatcttgactcgttcatcattgtgttcattgatgacattctagtgtaaTCCCGTAGTTAGGAGTATCATGAGCAGCACCCGAGGActgtacttcagaccttgagagaaaagaagttatatgcaaaatttttgaagtgtgaattctggcttgattcagtggcatttttaggtCGTGTAGTattgagtgaggggatcaaggtagatctgaagaagattgaagcagtgcaaagttggcccagaccgtcctcagctatgaaAATCCATAGGTTTTTTgcttggtggggtattaccgtcgatttgtagagggtttctcgtctactataacacctatgaccaggctgacccagaagggtgctccgttcaggagGATctatgagtgtgaggagagctttcaaaagcttaagactgctttgactacagccccagtattggtattgcctactggttcggggtcctatacagtgtattgtgatgcgtcgcgcattggtctcaGCGCGGTTTTGATAcaggacgatagggtgattgcctacgcgtctagacagctgaaggtgcatgagaagaactatcatattcacgaccttgagttagcagctattattcatgccttgaagatctggcggcactatttgtatagtgtcccttgtgaggtctacaccgatcaccggagtctacaacatcttttcaaacagaaggatcttaatttgcgacagcggaggtggttggagttgcttaaggactatgatatcaccattctctatcataccgggaaggccaacgtggtggccgatgccttgagtcgcaaggcagagagtttgggcagcttagcata
Protein-coding sequences here:
- the LOC138898968 gene encoding uncharacterized protein, translating into MQPVALVRPEVRAAVSEEEQLRLELYKKYHPPTFSGLASEDAQGFLEEGHCILCTMGVTESSGVSFTTLQLKGAAYPWWRAYKLDSLAEAASLTWTQFSDMFLMDYVPQSLRDAWRAEFEQLCQGSMFVSEYAVRFSDLAKHAPTLVATV